The Natronocella acetinitrilica genome has a segment encoding these proteins:
- the ppsR gene encoding posphoenolpyruvate synthetase regulatory kinase/phosphorylase PpsR, translated as MNSETRKRTVFYISDRTGITAETLGQSLMTQFDIDFEQVTLPFVDSVERAEKVVEQINRLAVSGAPRPIVFSTVVQDDVREYLRKSSAAFFDFFDAFIAPLESELAVKSSHAIGQAHGVGNRQNYDVRIDAINYALSHDDGATTRHYDRADIIIIGVSRTGKTPVSLYLALQYGIFAANYPLTEDDIMESGLPRLLQPFRQKLYGLSIAADRLRAIRNERRPNSRYASIQQCQLEVLRAEGLFGQNKIPFLNSTSKSIEEIASTIIHAFGLRRRVH; from the coding sequence ATGAATAGCGAGACCCGTAAACGTACCGTGTTCTACATCTCGGACCGCACCGGCATCACGGCGGAAACCCTGGGCCAGAGTCTGATGACGCAGTTCGACATTGACTTCGAGCAGGTCACGCTGCCGTTCGTCGACAGTGTCGAGCGGGCGGAGAAGGTGGTGGAGCAGATCAATCGACTGGCGGTCAGCGGCGCGCCGCGACCGATCGTCTTCAGCACGGTGGTCCAGGACGATGTGCGCGAATACTTGCGCAAGAGCAGCGCGGCCTTCTTCGACTTCTTCGATGCCTTCATTGCGCCGCTGGAAAGCGAACTGGCGGTGAAGTCCTCACACGCCATCGGTCAGGCCCATGGTGTGGGCAACCGGCAGAACTACGATGTGCGCATCGACGCAATCAACTACGCCCTCAGCCACGACGACGGTGCCACAACGCGCCATTATGACCGGGCTGACATCATCATCATCGGCGTGTCGCGTACCGGCAAGACGCCGGTGTCGCTCTACCTCGCCTTGCAGTACGGCATCTTTGCAGCCAACTACCCCCTGACCGAGGACGACATCATGGAATCCGGTCTGCCGCGGTTGTTGCAGCCGTTTCGCCAGAAGCTCTATGGGCTGAGTATTGCTGCCGATCGTCTGCGCGCCATTCGTAACGAGCGGCGACCCAATTCGCGTTACGCGTCCATCCAGCAGTGTCAGCTGGAGGTCCTCCGGGCGGAAGGGCTGTTCGGCCAGAACAAGATCCCGTTTCTCAACTCGACCTCGAAGTCCATCGAGGAGATCGCCAGTACGATCATTCACGCCTTCGGCTTGCGCAGGCGGGTGCATTGA
- a CDS encoding DUF1249 domain-containing protein → MLSLRDHPLLDRIPSRSFATLMELYEGNYILMRRLAPSLRHLQDSNISRVDGTVDLHLRVHERSPYTTTVSMTHYFDLEEGAVEPDLLLRVYHDARVAEVMPETPVERFRLWNGDQPDPRSLEWRWEMNRFLNRWLRYCLGEGHRFAGCESQLASAAGVQR, encoded by the coding sequence ATGTTGAGCCTGCGCGATCACCCGCTACTGGACAGGATTCCGTCCAGATCCTTCGCAACCCTGATGGAGTTGTACGAGGGCAATTACATCCTCATGCGGCGTCTCGCGCCGTCCTTGCGACACCTTCAGGACAGCAACATTTCCCGGGTGGACGGGACGGTTGACCTGCATCTCAGGGTTCACGAGCGCTCGCCCTATACCACCACGGTGTCCATGACCCACTACTTCGACCTGGAGGAGGGTGCGGTGGAGCCGGATCTGCTGTTGCGGGTCTATCACGATGCCCGAGTCGCCGAGGTCATGCCGGAAACGCCGGTGGAGCGGTTCAGGCTCTGGAACGGTGACCAGCCGGACCCGCGCAGCCTGGAATGGCGTTGGGAAATGAATCGCTTCCTCAATCGCTGGTTGCGCTATTGCCTTGGGGAGGGGCATCGCTTTGCCGGATGCGAATCCCAGCTGGCCTCCGCGGCCGGGGTGCAACGATGA
- a CDS encoding Rrf2 family transcriptional regulator, with amino-acid sequence MKLSTKGRYAVTAIMDLVLHEGDGPVALADISQSQQISLSYLEQLFARLRRAGLVSGVRGPGGGYRLARPAAEISVAAVIEAVDESLDATRCKGRENCQGGNRCLTHDLWSELSCQIQNFLAGISLADMAQRPGVVAVVARQDSERDRGRQRRLDA; translated from the coding sequence ATGAAGCTCTCCACCAAGGGCCGCTATGCCGTGACAGCCATCATGGATCTGGTGCTTCATGAAGGCGATGGGCCGGTGGCTCTTGCCGATATCTCCCAATCCCAGCAGATCTCCCTGTCCTACCTCGAGCAGCTGTTCGCGCGGCTTCGGCGTGCCGGCCTGGTGAGTGGAGTGCGCGGCCCGGGCGGTGGCTACAGGTTGGCCCGTCCCGCCGCGGAAATCAGCGTTGCTGCAGTCATCGAGGCGGTGGATGAGAGCCTGGATGCCACCCGCTGCAAGGGTCGTGAGAATTGCCAGGGCGGAAACCGCTGTCTGACCCACGATCTGTGGAGCGAGCTGAGTTGTCAGATCCAGAACTTCCTGGCCGGTATTTCGCTGGCGGACATGGCGCAGCGGCCTGGTGTGGTCGCCGTCGTGGCGCGCCAGGATTCCGAGCGCGATCGCGGTCGGCAGCGTCGTCTTGACGCCTGA
- a CDS encoding glycerophosphodiester phosphodiesterase family protein — protein sequence MSESPAIIAHRGSACDHPENTLSAFAAAIAAGADAVELDVQIAACGTPMVIHDALLERTTGQPGLVQELTAAEIGAYSAHEPDRFGQAFLGEPIPSLATACHFLAKHDGLLVFIEIKEETLRRHALPAIMQRVAEDSAILGNNRVVISFVDEAIQVAGSLYGLRVGWVLPAFDPGTIARARTLAPEFLFCDRQRLPEGNAPLPSGCWNWAVYEVTDADEALDLAARGVNWIETMTPAALRRGLAQP from the coding sequence CTGCGATCACCCCGAGAACACCCTTAGCGCCTTTGCTGCAGCCATTGCCGCCGGCGCCGACGCAGTAGAGCTGGACGTCCAGATCGCCGCCTGCGGCACGCCCATGGTGATTCACGATGCCCTGCTCGAGCGGACCACCGGTCAGCCCGGGCTCGTGCAAGAGCTCACTGCGGCGGAAATCGGTGCCTATTCCGCCCATGAACCCGATCGATTCGGTCAGGCATTCCTCGGCGAACCAATCCCCAGTCTCGCCACAGCCTGTCACTTCCTGGCGAAACACGACGGACTGCTGGTCTTCATCGAAATCAAGGAAGAGACCCTGCGGCGCCATGCCCTGCCGGCGATCATGCAGCGGGTGGCTGAGGATTCCGCCATCCTGGGGAATAACCGCGTGGTCATCAGCTTTGTCGACGAGGCCATTCAGGTTGCCGGCAGTCTGTACGGCCTGCGCGTGGGCTGGGTATTACCGGCATTCGATCCCGGCACCATTGCCAGGGCACGGACCCTGGCTCCGGAGTTCCTGTTCTGCGATCGCCAACGGCTGCCTGAGGGGAACGCTCCCCTGCCATCCGGGTGCTGGAACTGGGCCGTCTACGAGGTGACCGATGCGGACGAGGCACTGGACCTTGCCGCAAGGGGGGTGAACTGGATCGAAACCATGACCCCCGCCGCGCTTCGCAGGGGGCTCGCGCAGCCCTGA